From the Diadema setosum chromosome 3, eeDiaSeto1, whole genome shotgun sequence genome, the window AACAGTCTTGATGCAAATTAGATGATCTGCTGCTGTCTACTCACAGACTTCCTGACAGAGttaaagtttgtttttattacaaatctgtaaatgaaacaataaaaaatcaaagaagGCATGAATTATATTCTGTAATTGTAGCGATCAAAAAGGAAAAGTGACATTATAGTGAAGGCATGGATCTTGTTACTTGATGATTGGACCCAAGAAGAATGTTTTTGTGTTCAAATTATGTATGATGATACCCTGGTTTCATATATACTGATTGTATTGATGATAACCTCTACTTCAGTATTGAGGAACGAACACTTTAATAAACTTTGTTAATATTCTTTACTAATCAATTCCAGAGTTCATACCTCAACACAATGGTTGTATGTCAGGAGTAACAGTAGAAGAAAGAAGGTAATCTATAGTATTAGTAATTCTCATTTCTGCAACAATTATTGAATGAAGTCTGTGCAAAAATAGGTTTCAGTCTCAGATTcatcctgtttttgttgtttgtgtttttgtgtgtggcTTTAATCTAACTAGCAGGACAAAAAAGAGGATGCAGCAAGCACACCCTCATCAGGCAAGAGAGGGAGAACTGAAGAGAAATCGGAGAAACCTCCAAAGAAGATGAAGGAGTCTAGCAGCAAAATGAACAATGCTGGTACACCCTCAGGACCGAACCGACCCAAAGCCAAGAGCATGCATGTGAGTGGGTGGAAACTTGAAGCAATTCCCAGTTGATAAGATTGCTCCTGGAAACCTTTAAAGTTAGGATGTTAGGCTTAAGATGCTTAAATGctcagttgccatagcaacccaTCTTTGGACAAGACAATTTGCTCCCTTTATACTTTATGCCCTGAATAAGTTTTGCTCTGAGCTCATACTACTTCCATTTAGTTTTGAGTGTTATCAtcaacatgtacatgttttgtttctattttgtttgtttttcacatcCATTGAGTGATGTTGTAAAACCAATGATTTGTGAGTTTGCAAGATTAAGCAGAGATGAATGTTGgttttaaagtttgtttttttttctttcatgttccCTTTCCTCTCTTTGATACAGCAAAAGCTCCAGGAGTATGAGTTCACGGACGATCCACTCTCCGAGGCGGCGCCCCCTCGCCTACCCCGAAATGACACCATCGACCGCTTCTGGGCGTCAGTGGAGCCGTACTGTGCTGACATCACCAACGATGACCTGAAAGTCTTGGACGAGCTGATCAAGAGCGGGGATGAGGAGGTGGAGTATTTCAAGATCCCATCGCTGGGGAAACACTACACAGTACGCTGGGCGCATGAAGACTTGTTGGAGGAGCAGCGAGAAGGTAGGAGGCCCTCTAGTGGCAGTTGTCTTCCCTTTCTGTACTTTATACCAAAGAAACTAAAGAAAACAGTGCTGCTGGAAATGATTATGGTAATgctgaaaataatgatgactacatgtatattcatgatGATTAATGTGATTAAAGTTAGATTGATAATGATGTTGTATGTGcaggatgatgatgaagatggagATAGTGATTTTGATGAGGGTGTTGATATTACAATAGTTATATTTATAGCCTGGTAGCTTTATTATTGTATACTGAGCTATTTACATTCAGAGCCATTCATTGTCATAACCAGAGCTTTTTCTGACACCAACATGATCTAATCCAAGTTCTGCCTTTAATAGATAACAGCATACAGGAATCAAACTTTTTCACTGGCTTCTCCAAAATGATACCGTAacctttatcattaagtgagtaTTTACAGTTGTCACTCATGCATctgcaagaaagaaagaaagacagaaagacagaaagaaagaaagaaacagcgAAGTTTCCTCTTTTGAGCTTATAATGTGTGTATGCAGTTCAGCTGCTttccctgcaagtttcattagaCTCTGATAtcatcttaaagggtgtgtacagttctggttgaggtgaggatttagcttttaacattttgcaagatattcagaaaccactctatgagctgtcaaagagcatgcaattctaaggggtatcaaaagtttatttgatgaaaatcggttttgaaatggctgagatatccaaaaacaaggtgaaacaaagagatcctagtAAAAGGcttggcctgtcaccttttattattttcactttttgaaaagcaattttcatcaaataaacattgaatcctttcaattacatgctcttttatatttcataagaggtttctcatagtctcacttaggaatgttataaacctgaaaccccacctcaatcagtactgtacagcccctttaacaCATTTTGAGTATTTCAACAGAGACATTATTTGCCACTACAAGAGCTATAACAACTGTAATTGGGAACCGGTCAAATATGAATTCattatcatttgtttgtttgctgcaGGAGGTAGAATAACAGACAAAAAGAAGGGACCATCTCCAAACGTGAAGGAAGCAAAAGCCATGCTCAAGAAAGCAGACAGGTATGTTTCCATGATTGCAGTTACATCTGATACTCTTAACCCTGTACTTTATTAATCCCTGTTTTACTTTACATAAACATAGCTGCAAAAGGTGTGTATAAAATGTTTTGCCACTTTGAAGATCAGGGCTGTGTGGGTCTACTCGGACTCAGAGGCCCAAATTCATGAAGGTTGTACAAAAtttgaaggtggtacaatctttgtccatggtttaaaccatggacaaaggttgtaccaccttcatgaagtCGGGCCAGTAGGTATGCTACCAACACATTGTTGTTTGGTAGTACAGGGTAATTGCCTAACACACGTGACTTTATACAGGTGGGCATGTATATTCAGTGCTGTGGTATACATGTAATCATATAGGGCACTGATAACAGGCATGTCTGTCAGACTGGTTACCATGCCAATCTTGTCCACAACAATCACCTGTGTATAATGAccacattttgtgtttttttgagAGGTGGTCAGATAaccgatgtgttggctcagtgagtagagcggctaccctcacaatcgggaggtcgtgggttcaaaccccagccgcgtcataccaaaagatgttaaaagatgggagttgctgctaccttgtttgcccgtttaacagttgaaaaggttagagcaacgtcgatctggcgctgccgggcccacgatcaattgggcaaaatgaatttccattcttggacaataaaatttggagtttatatccaaaacaattattattattataaattattattataattgaccatacatgtacattagaaCCTTGCCACAAAGAGGTCGGATATTATCAAAACCCTTGAATGACAAGGTGTGTTTGTCGGACCTAATATCTTTGTTTTCGTATCCTGAATAGTAAGAAACCTGATATGACAAGGTAAATAATCTTCTTTGTTTGCTCCTCATTATGATGACAGTACCATATGTTTATTTTCTGAACCCCAGGCCGGATGACGACATCTGTCCGTTTGGAACGCTGACCCAGCGTCTCATTTCAGCTCTCGTAGAGGAGAATATCATGTGTCCTCTGGAGGAGGAGTTCTTCGTGGAGACGACTAAAGTAAGCATTCTTTTTCTGTGGTCTTCTGTCAACCGCACCTGGATAGTTTCAAGTTAAGAGTCAACTACTGTAAGACATAATATTtatgcggcatgaaattttcacaaattggagccaGTGAATTTtctgcagcatgaaattttcgcgaattgccactcgCATTCAGttcatatagtgtagacaagatctttctcccatattttagtttGTGAATCGTTGCTCtcgtgaaattcatgaaataaagatacaTGTGAACTTTCCTCCTTTTACAGTATGCAGAAGTACTTACAAGGCATCAGTTGTGTAACACTGTTTCTAGTGCCGTATGTGTGAGCTGCTTGGGTCTACATGAAATTAGAATCAGCACTATTGTGTAAATGAGAAGTtaagaaaaaagtaaagaatATAATACAAGTTGAAATAAAGGCTTAAATCTTCAAGACTGGAAATATTATGTGTGTGACCCGACTCACCAAATGTGGAACAGTGCACTCCCAGAGAAATGAACACAGTTGCAACAACATTTTTAtacaacaaagtgaaaattAAAGTCCAAAAATCATTTTCTATAATGACCATAGTTTTAACTTAATTTCTgagcaacaaagtaaaaatgcaGGTCCCGTGATTACTATCCGTATATCAGTTACActtacagcattttttttttatatactgcAAGAAAACTACAGGTCCCAAGAACTCAATTACAATGGCAGTAACCTGTATTTTCTAATGACTCTCCAAAGATTaaattttaaagtttgttttatttctaacattttattattttttatttttagcagGAAGAGAATGGGACCGTCACCGATGGCAACACAGCCACCTCACCCAAGAATGGTAACCGCCCCTTCACAGTGCCACACACCAAGGCCCTGGAGGCAAGAATAAAGGAGGAACTACTAGCACAGGGTGAGTGAGAAGGGATCAGACTGGTACTGTATgtgccgaatatttcgcgaggtttttattttcacgtatttcgcgagtcaggtgctatttgtgaaattaaaaacacacaaaaatattgactctgaacCTGATATGAATGTGTCGTAAGCGTACACATTTCTCCTTTCAGTATAGGTCTCCACGATCGCggatttaaccactcacgaaatcatCGGGAAGTCTTGATTagcaaaaatttagacttgcaaaatatatggcatatacagtatgcgTGTTTGTGAGAGGgcagtgagttggctcagtcggtagtgcGTCTGCCTCTGACCCAagcgacccgggttcgaacccgagtcttgACTAAagtaatgttgtgtgtaatcataccgtcccctcaagcaagaggcaaaacactctgtccctcggataggacataaaatggaggtcccatgtatgagagagtattacaactcatgcacgtaaaatatcccacttcattcattcatcgcaaagagcagggtgtttaacccagtgaagtggtcccttgttggtcgtaaaggagtctgcgccaagactactacatgcactgcttcggcactgtcccataggccctgtgttgtagaggctgcagtgcagtggtgcgtgtattagtctttgctttatgaccaacaagggtttgtgcctgcaaactagctGGACCCTACCAGCTTAGCATAAATGAATGGGCTTTCCagtcatcttctcagatggaaaatgaacaaacaaactaacaaaccttTCACTTCAGCTTGCTGTCCCATTTGCAAAGCTAATGTACCTGTTATATCAAACACTTGTCAAAGATTGTCATTGCCATATTGTTTGTCAAATAGAGAGCTCAATCTCTTTCAGTCTTGTGTACTTGACTGATGTTCCAACCTCTTTACCACCACAACATCAGGTCTGCTCGACATCGACGACCCCATGGTCATGGCAGAGGAAGACGAGGTCCTGATTGAGCTCCAGAAAAGACAGGAGGAGCTAAAGGCGCTCTACGCTCACAATCGCAGCCAGAAGCAGCGGCTCATCAAACTGGCTAAGGAGGAGATGAAGAGGCAGGATCTCAGGCAGAAACTCCGCGCTGCAGACAACGAGGTATGTCGCGTCCTTTCAAGCAAGTACAGTAAATTCATCCTGttattattttgtgttgttaatgaaaatatgttcaAATCAGAAGATTATGTAAGTAGTGCaagcagttcgtttgtgctataTTTTGTGTCTGTGATCTTCAGATCTACCACGAATGCTCATTCAATAATAAGTACATTGAGAGCCTTGTCGATATGGCTTTTTCAGAAAATCTACATAAAAGCAAAGCTTACAATTTTCCTTACACCTTTGCTGAACTGCATTTCTAGTAGAAAATGCTTCAGTAAAAAAGTTACATGGCTTTGAAAAATGGAATGTATTCCAAAAGTACCCAAGCAATGCAGTCTCAAGTTAGTATGGCACACAAAGGTTTCACCCCGGCACAGACAGATCTAAACATCGTCTGTAAGATTTAAgaagtatgtcccccccccccccccccaaaaaaaaaaaaaaataaataaataataataataataataaataaataaataaataaatgaataaataaatttaaaaaaaattaaaaaagaattaaaaaaatacaaataaaaaaacaatcagattttcaaattgataATATCCAATATGATTGacataacatcttagctctattttgccaaaaaaaccccattcaatttgattaagtggtcacaaagaaatggatattgttgtaaagcatgtcatgagtctaattcttccaattttagcacttcgatgctcttgtgtgtgaatacaatagacagaacttggagggaagagattcctgacatcctctacaaaattcctcatttctctttgaccattgaagcaaatcgaatggggttttctgtaagatgtggggaatgagttatagtttcatgccctgaatttgtatttagattcaGTACTcgtaaagatatcattgcggagggttctgttgtaattttttttggggacatatgGTAGAGTATTTCCCCTAACCTGACGTGGTCTCTCCCACTCCAGTGCATTGACTACTACCGACGTATCATGGCGGCCAAGCAGAAGAAGCGCTCCCCTACTAAGAAGGAGAGGGATGCGGCAGCCAAGGCCCTAAGGGACCGGGAAGCCCTCATCAAGCAGCTCGACGCACTCTGAGAGGAGACGTCGGGATTCCCGCAGTGGGATTCCCGGAGTAGGATTCCCGCAGCAGGAACATCTTTTCTGATAAGGACCATCACTctccttaacccattgaggacggagtGAGTTTGCTACAtcacacacatttctcatagacacctgccagagtatactcgacactagtcttcagtgggttaaaggCGGTGACAACTAGACTGGTTGAAAACGCAAGTGAGCGGCGAGTCTGTAAACTTTATTAGGATTCTTAATCCTTGTGGAATCGCCATGGTATTGCCGATGTAAACTGGCTGCCGTGGCGATGGGAAGATGTTGAATAATGTCACTTTTTGCTGGTAGAATCTAGCTGCCCATTCGATGCAGATGCACAGACAACAGTAAATACggagaaagaaaaatgctgaaaaaatgcAACACACAGCGCCCTCTATTGTCCAAGCCACAGGACTCTCATGCAACAATCATGGATGGGTACCAGATGATGTCACAATGTCACATTTTGTGAATAGATTCCAGCCACCTGTTCTGACCAAGAGtcacagaggaaatggagtaggATGGAAACAAGACGCACGTAAAGATGAAGGATGTTCGTGGCGCCCTCTCTTGTTTGCCAACCCTGAGGAAACTCTTAATTAGCAGTCTTGAGAAAGttatgacaaaaagaaagaccTCTGTTATAGGTCCTGCAACCTTTTATGGCCTTTGTATATTGACTAAATGTGATTTTGTCACAAACTAACAAATAAAGGATGCACCGCCCTCTATTGGCAGGTGGCTGAGGGAGGTTTTGTGCTGCTGTAATGGAAACATGAAATCACATCACATTTTGCCTGTTTTTGCTAATAGATGCCTGCCACCTTTTTTGACCCGGAGACTTTAACTCATCTAAATCTGATCAAATCTAAAACAAAAGGAATTACAATGCATAGCGCCCTCTATTGTCATTGAGATGAGAAGTGACGGGGTGATATGTACAGCAACCGTAATGTCTCTTTCTGGCAATAGATTCCTGCAAGCTATTTTCAATGCAAAGGACTGACTTATTTAGAGAAAAGAAACTGTAAAGTGCCAGAA encodes:
- the LOC140246971 gene encoding transcriptional adapter 3-A-like, translated to MADVKDLPFQFPELAHIDHKKSCPRYNSVVEKEVENGTISLEELDCLQLELETMLAAVSRRIRQIQQEVQTLSDLQDTSKKDKKGAKPQDKKEDAASTPSSGKRGRTEEKSEKPPKKMKESSSKMNNAGTPSGPNRPKAKSMHQKLQEYEFTDDPLSEAAPPRLPRNDTIDRFWASVEPYCADITNDDLKVLDELIKSGDEEVEYFKIPSLGKHYTVRWAHEDLLEEQREGGRITDKKKGPSPNVKEAKAMLKKADRPDDDICPFGTLTQRLISALVEENIMCPLEEEFFVETTKQEENGTVTDGNTATSPKNGNRPFTVPHTKALEARIKEELLAQGLLDIDDPMVMAEEDEVLIELQKRQEELKALYAHNRSQKQRLIKLAKEEMKRQDLRQKLRAADNECIDYYRRIMAAKQKKRSPTKKERDAAAKALRDREALIKQLDAL